The Desulfurococcus sp. genome has a segment encoding these proteins:
- a CDS encoding ABC transporter permease: MLLTPSLIPLIILALLTLHVLLISLDAFKSYGVNLILGVVWDPPSQSYGLLPALAGTLISSFISAIIATPISVSLMFLIGDLLPKSASRILHRLVEVMGSIPTVIYGLWGSTIVAEFLRSQVYSPLYSYLGFLPLFSCEPLSGQSILTAGVVLGFSIIPFASSLLIEGYRALPVKYLEAAYSLGFYRFEAYRLLLGVMKPIIVASVLLSLSRALGETTIVTLTIGNAYLLSPCLFNPGSTISSWVVNQFESSFLYPGAFQALYSGVLLVMILALIFSYIGVSLINKWQGVIYG, encoded by the coding sequence ATTCTTTTAACCCCTTCTCTCATCCCTCTCATAATACTCGCTCTCCTAACCCTCCACGTCCTCCTTATATCTCTAGATGCATTCAAATCCTACGGAGTTAACCTAATCCTAGGGGTGGTATGGGATCCACCCTCCCAGTCGTATGGTTTACTTCCAGCTCTAGCTGGAACACTAATCTCAAGTTTTATTTCAGCTATTATTGCAACCCCTATCTCAGTATCCTTGATGTTTCTCATCGGGGATCTCCTACCTAAATCTGCCTCGAGGATCCTTCACAGGCTTGTCGAGGTCATGGGTTCAATCCCCACAGTAATCTACGGGCTGTGGGGCAGCACTATTGTAGCAGAGTTTCTGAGAAGCCAGGTTTACAGCCCGCTGTACAGCTACCTCGGCTTCCTACCGTTGTTCTCCTGTGAGCCTTTAAGCGGCCAGAGTATTCTGACAGCCGGGGTAGTCTTAGGGTTCTCGATAATCCCGTTTGCTTCATCCCTCCTGATTGAAGGCTACCGTGCGCTCCCCGTTAAGTATCTTGAAGCAGCCTACTCTCTTGGATTCTATAGGTTTGAAGCCTACAGGCTTCTCCTCGGTGTCATGAAGCCCATTATTGTTGCCTCAGTACTCTTATCTCTCAGCAGGGCTCTAGGAGAGACAACAATAGTCACCTTAACTATTGGCAACGCGTACCTGCTATCCCCCTGCCTCTTCAACCCTGGTTCAACTATTTCATCATGGGTTGTAAACCAGTTTGAGAGCTCCTTCCTCTACCCGGGCGCGTTTCAAGCACTCTACTCTGGTGTACTACTAGTAATGATCCTCGCGTTAATCTTCAGCTACATTGGTGTCTCCTTGATTAACAAGTGGCAGGGTGTAATCTATGGCTAG
- the feoB gene encoding ferrous iron transport protein B — translation MPKTIKVLLLGQPNVGKSSLFNTLTKAHVEVGNWPGKTVVVHKGEVSYRDYRIVIYDLPGIYGFTTLTQEELVAREALLLEKPDVVVVIVDSTIPERTMNLAVQVLELTGRVVIVFSKTDLAHGKGIHVNYEGLARELGVPVVPVSIAGEFEAEELLETIVRASSGVREPLRVDYGLLNEYITAIEDILSKTKLEYPARWVALRLLEGDRVLWEQVKQALPSDSIKAIEDILEEVNRLVGDPAEKITEARFKFIESIASKHIAKAKIKASPAPSLLYKPVVGLTVAVGLYLLVFTAVFALNTGFPLNVILSSLGLENAAALVEEYSLSGLIDKGFSLLTGILEPLRDSNPALYSFIADGVVGGVAGILVFLPLILIVVLIQVVIEDSGLAPRLAVASHSLFSKIGASGHAFFPFMLGFGCNVPAIMATRTNPNSLERLRLILTLSFIPCQARLVVLLAFTAAVTRFFSGLIIAASYILAIAAFILVNYALYKLSRSGEREPQLLMEVPALHKPLARVVYWKTAATVKHFLRKAGFIIFTASIVFWFLMYFTPSLEYTEDINTSIAAQLSRSIEVIVAPLGITGASAWIASLAVIVGFIAKELVVSAMLIATGSDTMRDAMALIGLSDPQLLSLAVFVTLYVPCLATIATIYSETRSLKWTLLAVAISLSVAYVFASLVGLVAMLAVG, via the coding sequence GTGCCTAAGACAATCAAAGTTCTACTCCTAGGGCAGCCTAATGTAGGTAAGTCGAGTTTATTCAATACTCTTACAAAAGCCCATGTTGAGGTAGGCAACTGGCCTGGTAAAACTGTTGTAGTCCATAAGGGTGAAGTATCCTACAGGGATTACAGGATTGTAATCTATGATCTACCGGGAATATACGGTTTCACAACGCTAACACAAGAGGAGCTTGTCGCCAGGGAAGCCCTGCTACTCGAGAAGCCTGATGTAGTAGTAGTTATAGTTGACTCGACGATACCTGAGAGAACAATGAACCTGGCAGTCCAGGTTCTAGAGCTAACAGGCAGAGTAGTAATAGTATTCTCTAAGACAGACTTAGCTCACGGGAAGGGGATTCATGTAAACTACGAGGGGCTGGCTAGAGAGCTGGGAGTACCTGTTGTACCTGTATCCATAGCAGGAGAATTCGAGGCTGAGGAGCTACTGGAAACCATAGTTAGAGCTTCAAGTGGAGTTAGAGAGCCGTTGAGAGTAGACTACGGCCTGCTCAACGAGTACATTACTGCTATAGAAGATATTCTCTCTAAGACTAAACTAGAGTATCCTGCTAGATGGGTTGCACTAAGGCTTCTCGAAGGCGATAGAGTACTATGGGAGCAGGTTAAGCAGGCTCTGCCATCAGACTCCATTAAAGCTATTGAGGATATCCTCGAGGAAGTCAACAGGCTGGTAGGTGATCCAGCTGAGAAGATCACGGAAGCCCGCTTCAAGTTCATTGAAAGCATTGCTTCAAAGCATATAGCGAAGGCTAAAATCAAGGCTTCTCCAGCACCCTCCCTCCTCTACAAGCCTGTAGTAGGGTTAACTGTAGCTGTTGGATTATACCTCCTAGTATTCACAGCTGTATTCGCGTTGAATACAGGGTTCCCCTTAAACGTCATACTTTCATCTCTAGGCTTAGAGAATGCTGCAGCACTTGTTGAAGAGTACTCTCTAAGCGGCTTGATAGATAAAGGGTTCAGCCTGCTCACAGGTATCCTGGAGCCTCTACGAGACTCTAATCCTGCACTCTACAGTTTCATAGCTGACGGGGTTGTAGGCGGAGTTGCCGGCATACTAGTATTCCTGCCTTTAATTCTAATAGTAGTCTTAATCCAGGTGGTCATAGAGGACAGCGGGCTTGCACCAAGGCTGGCAGTAGCCTCCCACAGCCTCTTCTCGAAGATCGGTGCCAGCGGGCATGCATTCTTCCCATTCATGCTGGGCTTCGGGTGTAACGTGCCAGCTATAATGGCTACTAGAACCAACCCGAATAGTCTTGAGAGGCTTAGATTAATACTCACGCTTTCATTCATACCCTGCCAGGCTAGACTAGTTGTTCTACTAGCCTTCACAGCCGCTGTCACCAGGTTCTTCTCAGGTCTTATAATAGCAGCCTCATACATCCTTGCTATAGCAGCCTTCATCCTAGTAAACTATGCTCTCTACAAGCTCAGCAGGAGTGGTGAGAGGGAGCCGCAGCTACTAATGGAGGTTCCAGCCCTCCACAAGCCTCTAGCTAGAGTAGTCTACTGGAAGACAGCTGCCACAGTCAAGCATTTCCTGAGGAAAGCTGGCTTCATAATCTTCACTGCCAGCATAGTATTCTGGTTCCTAATGTACTTTACGCCTAGCTTAGAGTACACTGAGGATATCAATACGAGTATTGCTGCACAGCTCTCGAGAAGCATTGAAGTAATTGTAGCCCCCTTGGGGATTACGGGGGCTAGCGCCTGGATAGCCTCTCTAGCAGTCATAGTAGGCTTCATCGCTAAAGAGCTCGTGGTTTCAGCTATGCTTATAGCAACAGGCTCTGACACTATGAGGGATGCAATGGCTTTAATAGGGTTAAGCGACCCCCAGCTACTATCTCTAGCAGTCTTCGTGACCCTCTACGTGCCCTGCCTTGCAACTATCGCGACAATATACTCTGAGACAAGGAGCTTAAAGTGGACTCTACTAGCTGTAGCAATCTCGCTTTCAGTAGCATACGTCTTTGCTTCTCTCGTAGGACTGGTAGCCATGCTGGCAGTAGGCTAG
- a CDS encoding ABC transporter permease subunit, whose product MARRLRFILDRLMLTLVAAAGSLGLLVLFSLLYSTVVKGLPVLLERGVSFLTDLPPTPLEEGGGIAPALVGTLLSSSIAVALAVVLAFFTSFFTREYMFSKTSKLIESVIRAYNGIPTIIVSMFVYMVIVVWMRRPSILAGAIALFIAVLPTAHYYLSTALRSVEERYREAALSLGFKRIHVFRYIYLGIAGKQIASGVLVTFIRAIGETAPLLFTIGFLTNAVFKGIDQPGNAISLLIFNYARTPYRSYHEVAWAATLVLMVIVLIAALIIEVSMREVRK is encoded by the coding sequence ATGGCTAGAAGACTCAGATTCATCTTAGATAGATTGATGTTAACCCTGGTGGCTGCAGCAGGATCCCTAGGCCTTCTAGTATTATTCTCCCTGCTCTACAGTACAGTGGTTAAAGGACTACCCGTTCTACTGGAGAGGGGTGTTTCATTCCTCACAGACCTTCCTCCAACCCCCCTGGAGGAGGGTGGAGGTATTGCTCCAGCACTCGTGGGGACACTGCTCTCGTCGAGTATAGCGGTGGCTCTAGCAGTAGTACTAGCGTTCTTTACATCTTTCTTTACTCGTGAATACATGTTCTCGAAGACCTCTAAGCTCATTGAGTCTGTTATAAGAGCTTACAATGGTATCCCGACAATCATTGTCTCAATGTTCGTTTACATGGTAATAGTTGTATGGATGAGGCGCCCGAGCATTCTAGCAGGAGCTATAGCACTCTTCATTGCAGTCCTCCCTACAGCCCACTACTATCTTTCAACAGCATTAAGGAGTGTTGAGGAAAGGTATAGGGAGGCAGCTCTCTCACTAGGCTTCAAGAGAATCCATGTATTCAGGTACATCTATCTCGGTATAGCCGGCAAGCAGATAGCCTCGGGAGTCCTGGTGACATTCATTAGAGCTATAGGGGAGACAGCCCCCCTCCTCTTTACAATCGGCTTCCTCACGAATGCAGTCTTCAAGGGTATTGATCAACCGGGTAATGCTATCTCCCTCCTAATATTCAATTATGCTAGAACCCCTTACAGAAGCTACCATGAGGTAGCATGGGCTGCAACACTGGTTCTCATGGTGATTGTTCTAATAGCTGCACTAATCATCGAGGTCTCTATGAGGGAGGTGAGGAAGTAG
- the pstS gene encoding phosphate ABC transporter substrate-binding protein PstS, which yields MEKPVLQIAVVVVAVATIALALYLLLPLFSPGSTQQSIVINGAGATFPAPQVLEWAKRFSMETGITVEYNPVGSGAGRAMLFNKTVLFAFSDPPLERDLYLEYQGKILQIPVVIGAIAISYNIPELPKNIHLNLTGELLALIYKGEISKWSDERIKRVNPEVASLLPDKDIVVVHRTDSSGTTRIFTGYLHKVAPSIWGSDLVGFTVDWPVDKLGRGLGGKGNEGVAQLIQQTPYSIGYVETGYALAVNMPIAKLMNRDGYYTLPTRESVLSALENAVSKLPDSPLDDFSMDLDVALDAPGSNSYPIAAFSHMVLYAKYDDPLVAKALADFIRFIVTKGQQYLLPGYYPLPDRIVSLGLKAAEILEKTGG from the coding sequence ATGGAGAAACCCGTGCTTCAGATCGCAGTTGTAGTTGTAGCAGTAGCTACTATAGCTCTAGCACTATACCTCCTCCTCCCACTATTCTCACCAGGTTCAACCCAGCAGTCAATAGTGATTAACGGGGCTGGAGCAACATTCCCAGCCCCCCAGGTGCTTGAGTGGGCTAAGAGATTCAGCATGGAGACCGGGATTACAGTAGAGTATAATCCTGTTGGGAGTGGTGCTGGTAGAGCAATGCTCTTCAATAAAACTGTTCTATTCGCATTCAGCGACCCGCCCTTAGAGAGAGACCTCTACCTTGAATACCAGGGTAAAATACTCCAGATACCAGTAGTCATAGGAGCAATAGCAATATCCTACAATATACCGGAGCTACCGAAGAACATTCACCTTAACTTGACAGGCGAGCTACTAGCCTTAATATACAAGGGTGAGATCTCAAAGTGGAGTGATGAGAGAATTAAGAGAGTAAACCCTGAGGTAGCAAGCCTCCTCCCAGATAAGGATATAGTTGTAGTTCATAGAACAGACTCCAGCGGGACCACAAGGATCTTCACAGGCTACCTGCATAAAGTCGCTCCTAGTATATGGGGGTCTGATCTCGTCGGCTTCACAGTAGACTGGCCGGTGGACAAGCTTGGCAGAGGGCTAGGTGGTAAGGGTAATGAGGGTGTAGCCCAGCTAATACAGCAAACCCCTTACTCCATAGGCTACGTTGAAACAGGGTATGCTTTAGCAGTAAACATGCCTATAGCAAAGCTAATGAATAGGGATGGATACTACACGCTTCCAACTCGTGAATCAGTTCTCTCAGCCCTCGAGAACGCTGTAAGCAAGCTGCCAGACTCCCCGTTAGACGACTTCAGCATGGATCTCGATGTAGCTCTAGACGCACCTGGCTCTAACTCCTATCCTATAGCAGCATTCTCCCACATGGTACTCTACGCTAAATACGATGATCCACTAGTAGCTAAAGCTCTAGCAGACTTCATCAGATTCATTGTAACCAAGGGTCAGCAGTATCTTCTCCCAGGATACTACCCGCTCCCCGATAGAATAGTAAGCCTAGGCTTAAAGGCTGCAGAGATACTAGAGAAGACTGGTGGCTGA
- a CDS encoding phosphate uptake regulator PhoU, with product MYRRRLQKMGAASLGVSLPKKWLRYHGLKRGDEVEVEVAEDYTLIVRPSTTRKPVQQSCFTVDYEGIGFNEAFLKLVSLYVNGVDLIRVKCGLKCSEFRERVYRVLESSLIGLEVIEEGEGYITFACLVDVASLPLIEAVRKMSRALPLFIREVEESIRSRLALDVEERDGLIDKLYLYSIRQLNMVMQGRLPLDKTGLKSLSEALSIASTLKTLERIGDHIVQLYYWSRGRSAGELESVEGFMERIREAMINILSEYTSILEDPGRPLSVEESILKLRSLEEELKSRDIDASAVVHLMRIIAYLTDIVEAAMDIVVSRSVRSSKCGD from the coding sequence GTGTACAGGAGGAGACTCCAGAAGATGGGGGCTGCATCGCTAGGGGTATCCCTGCCGAAGAAGTGGCTGCGCTACCACGGCTTGAAGAGAGGAGATGAAGTAGAAGTTGAAGTAGCTGAAGACTACACGTTGATCGTAAGGCCGTCTACTACTAGAAAGCCTGTTCAGCAGAGCTGCTTTACAGTAGACTACGAGGGCATAGGGTTTAACGAGGCATTCCTGAAGCTGGTGTCACTCTACGTTAATGGAGTAGACTTGATTAGAGTTAAATGCGGGTTGAAGTGCAGTGAGTTCAGGGAGAGAGTGTACAGGGTTCTCGAGTCAAGCTTAATCGGCTTAGAGGTCATCGAGGAGGGGGAAGGCTATATAACCTTCGCCTGCCTGGTTGACGTGGCATCACTACCCTTAATCGAGGCTGTTAGAAAGATGAGTAGGGCTCTACCATTATTCATAAGGGAGGTTGAAGAATCCATTAGAAGCAGGCTGGCTCTCGACGTAGAGGAGAGGGATGGATTAATCGACAAGCTATACCTCTACTCTATTAGGCAGTTGAATATGGTTATGCAGGGCAGGCTACCACTAGATAAAACCGGGTTGAAGTCTCTTAGCGAAGCCCTCTCTATTGCAAGCACGCTTAAAACTCTTGAGAGAATAGGCGACCACATAGTCCAGTTATACTACTGGTCTAGGGGTAGGAGTGCAGGCGAGCTGGAGAGTGTTGAAGGCTTCATGGAGAGGATCCGTGAAGCCATGATTAATATTCTCAGCGAGTACACTAGTATACTCGAGGATCCAGGCAGGCCTCTCAGCGTGGAGGAATCCATATTGAAGCTAAGGAGCCTGGAGGAGGAGTTGAAGAGCAGGGATATTGATGCAAGCGCGGTAGTACACTTGATGCGTATAATCGCGTATCTAACAGATATTGTTGAGGCTGCAATGGATATAGTAGTGAGTAGAAGCGTGAGATCCTCGAAGTGTGGCGACTAG
- a CDS encoding phosphate ABC transporter ATP-binding protein, translated as MSAYIVEVKNLVVKFDGKTVLNGVSMSIKRNTISVVMGPSGSGKSTLLRVLNRLIDVNPEAEVSGSVVVLGRDLYEWDPYELRRHVVLVQQEPTPFPNLSIFDNVALPARVNGVARGRRDLEKLVKWALEKVMLWDEVKDRLDKPPTILSGGQKQRLCMARALALHPEILLLDEPTANIDPVNTIKIEESLRELRNETTVIMVTHMPHQAVRVGDYIYILFDGRVVEEGPVEDVTLHPRHEVTVKLLEGAW; from the coding sequence GTGTCGGCTTACATAGTTGAAGTAAAGAACCTTGTTGTTAAATTCGATGGGAAGACAGTTTTAAACGGGGTTTCAATGAGCATTAAACGCAATACTATATCAGTCGTGATGGGTCCAAGCGGCTCTGGCAAGTCTACTCTACTCAGAGTACTGAATAGACTGATAGATGTGAATCCTGAGGCAGAAGTATCCGGTAGCGTAGTAGTATTAGGGAGGGATTTATACGAGTGGGATCCCTACGAGCTGAGGAGGCATGTAGTGTTAGTTCAGCAGGAGCCAACACCCTTCCCTAATCTAAGCATATTCGATAATGTAGCTCTACCAGCAAGAGTAAACGGGGTTGCAAGAGGAAGAAGGGATCTAGAGAAGCTTGTGAAGTGGGCTCTAGAGAAGGTGATGCTCTGGGATGAAGTCAAGGATAGACTGGATAAGCCTCCCACAATACTGAGCGGGGGGCAGAAGCAGAGGCTCTGCATGGCTAGAGCTCTAGCTCTTCACCCCGAGATCCTCCTGCTCGATGAGCCGACAGCTAACATAGACCCAGTTAACACTATTAAGATCGAGGAGAGCTTAAGAGAACTGCGGAATGAAACCACAGTGATCATGGTGACCCACATGCCCCATCAGGCTGTTAGAGTCGGCGACTACATATACATTCTATTCGATGGTAGAGTCGTCGAGGAGGGGCCGGTTGAAGAT